The Roseicyclus marinus genome has a segment encoding these proteins:
- a CDS encoding SDR family NAD(P)-dependent oxidoreductase has translation MDIRFDGKTAIVTGAASGIGLAIARELAESGARVLLADLDMAKTTAAARAIGHDALAIAADVSDAHQVARMVDAAVTRTGGLHLLVNNAGIGGPLAPLGEYPLDGWHRVIDVNLHGVFYGMRHAIPAMKASGAGGAIVNISSILGTVGFAGASAYVAAKHALLGLTRAAALDHAADKIRVNAVGPAFIHTPLVEAALDADTRKALEGMHALKRMGTPEEVSSLVCYLLSDRAAFVTGSYHLVDGGYTAQ, from the coding sequence ATGGACATTCGTTTCGACGGGAAAACCGCCATCGTCACCGGGGCTGCCTCGGGCATCGGCCTTGCCATCGCGCGCGAGCTTGCCGAAAGCGGCGCGCGCGTCCTTCTGGCCGATCTCGACATGGCCAAGACGACAGCCGCAGCCCGGGCCATCGGCCATGATGCCCTTGCCATCGCCGCCGATGTCTCCGACGCCCACCAGGTCGCGCGCATGGTCGATGCCGCCGTGACACGGACAGGGGGCCTGCACCTCCTGGTGAACAATGCAGGCATCGGCGGACCGCTCGCCCCCTTGGGCGAATATCCCCTCGACGGCTGGCACAGGGTCATCGACGTGAACCTCCATGGCGTCTTCTACGGCATGCGCCACGCCATCCCCGCCATGAAAGCCTCCGGCGCGGGGGGGGCGATCGTCAACATCTCCTCCATTCTCGGCACCGTGGGCTTTGCCGGGGCCTCCGCCTATGTCGCGGCCAAACATGCGCTTTTGGGTCTGACGCGGGCCGCGGCGCTCGACCATGCCGCCGACAAGATCCGCGTCAATGCCGTGGGGCCCGCCTTCATCCACACGCCGCTGGTCGAAGCGGCCCTTGACGCCGACACCCGAAAAGCCCTCGAAGGGATGCATGCCCTCAAGCGCATGGGCACCCCGGAAGAGGTCTCTTCCCTCGTCTGCTACCTCCTGTCGGACCGCGCCGCCTTCGTCACCGGCTCCTACCACCTCGTCGACGGCGGCTATACCGCGCAGTAA
- a CDS encoding MFS transporter — protein MRLIISFAALFLSVLLLQLSSGGVGPLDVLSGTELGFTNGQIGLLGSAHFFGFFIGCWWAPRVMGSVGHSRAFAAFIAAGAIGLLAHMMVVDPYAWSLMRAATGFCVAGCYTVIEAWLQAKTDNANRGRTMGTYRMVDTGGSLVAQLMIGVLDPASYVSYNLLGILCIAALLPLTLTRTPQPETGEAPRLRPGLAWRLSPLAVAGVITSGVSGAAFRMVGPLYGAQVGLTADQIGLFLAAYVLGGAFAQWPAGWAADRHDRRTVLMWFSVFSIAACGVTVGFSGLGVIAIFFAALVFGAATFPIYSIAAAHAHDWAEDDQRVELSAALMFFYALGAIAAPVVTAWLIAAYGPAALFALIALAHVGLVIFGLIRMRRRPAAGMRNPYVWIPRTSFLVGRIFRRPR, from the coding sequence ATGCGCCTCATCATCTCCTTCGCCGCGCTGTTTCTCTCGGTGCTGCTCTTGCAACTCTCCTCGGGCGGCGTGGGGCCGCTCGACGTGCTCTCGGGCACGGAGCTGGGCTTCACCAACGGGCAGATCGGCCTTCTGGGCTCCGCGCATTTCTTCGGCTTCTTCATCGGCTGCTGGTGGGCCCCGCGCGTCATGGGCTCGGTCGGCCATTCCCGCGCCTTCGCGGCCTTCATCGCGGCAGGCGCCATCGGGCTTCTGGCCCATATGATGGTCGTCGACCCCTATGCCTGGTCGCTGATGCGCGCGGCGACCGGCTTTTGCGTGGCGGGCTGCTACACGGTGATCGAGGCGTGGTTGCAGGCCAAGACCGACAATGCCAACCGGGGCCGCACCATGGGCACCTACCGCATGGTCGATACCGGCGGCAGCCTGGTCGCGCAGCTGATGATCGGGGTTCTCGATCCGGCCTCCTATGTCTCCTACAACCTCCTGGGCATCCTGTGCATCGCAGCACTTCTGCCGCTGACGCTGACCCGCACCCCCCAGCCCGAAACGGGTGAGGCCCCGCGCCTGCGCCCCGGTCTTGCCTGGCGGCTCTCGCCCCTTGCGGTGGCGGGCGTCATCACCTCGGGCGTCTCGGGCGCGGCCTTTCGCATGGTGGGCCCGCTCTATGGCGCGCAGGTGGGGCTGACCGCCGACCAGATCGGCCTGTTTCTCGCGGCCTATGTCCTTGGCGGGGCCTTCGCGCAATGGCCCGCAGGCTGGGCCGCCGACCGCCATGACCGCCGCACGGTCCTGATGTGGTTTTCGGTCTTTTCCATCGCGGCCTGCGGCGTGACCGTCGGCTTTTCCGGCCTTGGCGTGATCGCGATCTTTTTCGCGGCGCTCGTCTTCGGGGCGGCGACCTTTCCGATCTATTCCATCGCCGCCGCCCATGCCCATGACTGGGCCGAGGATGACCAGCGGGTCGAATTGTCCGCAGCCCTCATGTTCTTCTATGCGCTGGGGGCCATCGCCGCCCCCGTCGTCACCGCATGGCTGATCGCGGCCTATGGCCCGGCGGCGCTTTTCGCGCTGATCGCGCTCGCGCATGTGGGGCTCGTGATCTTCGGCCTGATCCGCATGCGCCGCCGCCCCGCCGCGGGCATGCGCAACCCCTATGTCTGGATCCCGCGGACCTCCTTCCTTGTCGGGCGCATCTTCCGCCGCCCGCGCTGA
- a CDS encoding 2-oxo acid dehydrogenase subunit E2: MTDIAASPTTRRLALEKGIDIDALAQRLGRTTIGPEDLAGAAPAPASAPAADTAYWDVDHAAHGPVTHEKMSRFAQVAARNLAAAQMLIPAVTHHDRADMTAIESLRKAWRPEAEARGVKLTALAFHVAALARSLRAFPRFNASLSPDGETLILKEYVHIGIAVDTEHGLMVPVIRNADRKGLWTIAAEIADLAARAQARKIGPQEMGGASMTITNLGGIGGTAFTPIVNPPEVAILGLTRTETVTVWEGDTPRPVPMVPLDLSYDHRVINGADAARFLSHYARLIADPRRMLI; this comes from the coding sequence ATGACAGATATCGCAGCCAGCCCCACCACCCGGCGTCTCGCACTGGAAAAGGGCATCGACATCGACGCGCTGGCCCAGCGCCTCGGGCGCACCACGATCGGCCCCGAGGATCTGGCGGGCGCGGCCCCCGCCCCCGCCTCTGCGCCCGCCGCCGATACCGCCTATTGGGATGTGGACCATGCCGCCCATGGCCCGGTGACCCATGAAAAGATGAGCCGCTTCGCCCAGGTCGCCGCCCGCAACCTCGCGGCGGCCCAGATGCTCATCCCCGCCGTCACCCACCACGACCGCGCCGACATGACCGCCATCGAGAGCCTGCGCAAAGCCTGGCGCCCCGAGGCCGAGGCGCGCGGCGTGAAACTGACGGCGCTGGCCTTCCATGTCGCGGCCCTGGCGCGCAGCCTTCGCGCCTTTCCCCGCTTCAACGCCTCGCTCTCGCCCGATGGCGAGACGCTGATCCTCAAGGAGTACGTCCATATCGGCATCGCCGTGGACACCGAACATGGCCTCATGGTTCCCGTGATCCGCAACGCCGACCGCAAGGGGCTCTGGACCATCGCGGCCGAGATCGCGGATCTCGCCGCCCGCGCGCAGGCCCGCAAGATCGGCCCGCAAGAGATGGGCGGCGCCTCCATGACCATCACCAACCTGGGCGGCATCGGCGGCACGGCCTTCACCCCCATCGTGAACCCGCCCGAAGTGGCGATCCTCGGCCTGACGCGCACGGAAACCGTGACCGTCTGGGAGGGCGACACGCCGCGCCCGGTGCCCATGGTGCCCCTCGATCTCTCCTATGACCACCGCGTGATCAACGGGGCCGACGCCGCGCGCTTCCTGTCGCATTACGCAAGGCTCATCGCCGATCCCCGCCGGATGCTGATCTGA
- a CDS encoding NAD-dependent succinate-semialdehyde dehydrogenase, with protein sequence MLHTDLYIDGAWHKTDTRFDVINPATEQVIASVASAEIADADAALDAAERAMADWAKRTPRDRSEVLRRAWELMTARLEDFARLITLENGKARADAMGEAAYAAEFFRWFAEEAVRADGMITRAPASGARIMVQHKPAGLAVLITPWNYPAAMGTRKIAPALAAGCAVIIKPASETPLTMLALMPLLEEAGVPKGLVNVLPSKRTGALVDHMLHDPRVRVVSFTGSTGVGRTLLKSAADQVLKPAMELGGNAPVLVLHDADMDTAINGTMLAKMRNLGEACTAANRIYVHESIAAEFTQRLAARMSALKVGDGSDPGVDVGPLVNAGTRDKVAAFVADALAKGATLECGGTIPEGPGYFYPPTVLSNVPQDADCVHDEIFGPVAAIQTFTDEEDAIARANATEYGLVAYVFSRDFRRAMQVCERLDYGMVGLNRGLVSDPAAPFGGTKQSGLGREGGHEGMLEFMETQYISADW encoded by the coding sequence ATGCTTCATACCGACCTCTACATCGACGGCGCATGGCACAAGACCGACACGCGCTTCGACGTGATCAACCCGGCCACGGAACAGGTCATCGCCTCCGTCGCCTCTGCCGAGATCGCGGATGCCGATGCAGCCCTCGATGCCGCCGAACGCGCCATGGCCGATTGGGCCAAGCGCACACCCCGCGACCGCTCCGAGGTGCTGCGCCGCGCCTGGGAACTCATGACCGCCCGGCTCGAGGATTTCGCCCGCCTCATCACGCTCGAAAACGGCAAGGCGCGCGCCGATGCCATGGGCGAGGCCGCCTATGCCGCCGAATTCTTCCGCTGGTTCGCCGAAGAAGCCGTGCGCGCCGATGGAATGATCACGCGCGCCCCGGCATCGGGCGCCCGCATAATGGTCCAGCACAAGCCCGCGGGCCTTGCCGTTCTGATCACGCCCTGGAACTATCCCGCCGCCATGGGCACGCGGAAAATCGCGCCGGCGCTCGCGGCAGGCTGCGCCGTGATCATCAAACCGGCCTCCGAGACGCCCCTCACCATGCTCGCGCTGATGCCCCTGTTGGAAGAGGCGGGCGTGCCCAAGGGCCTTGTGAACGTGCTGCCCTCGAAACGCACGGGCGCGCTGGTCGATCACATGCTGCACGACCCCCGCGTCCGCGTGGTCAGCTTCACCGGCTCTACGGGCGTGGGCCGCACGCTTCTGAAATCCGCCGCCGACCAGGTGCTGAAACCGGCCATGGAACTGGGCGGCAATGCGCCGGTCCTGGTGCTCCATGACGCCGACATGGACACCGCCATAAACGGCACGATGCTCGCCAAGATGCGCAACCTGGGCGAGGCCTGCACCGCCGCCAACCGCATCTATGTGCACGAGAGCATCGCCGCCGAATTCACCCAGCGCCTTGCCGCGCGGATGTCGGCGCTGAAAGTCGGCGATGGCAGCGATCCCGGCGTCGATGTCGGCCCGCTGGTCAATGCAGGCACCCGCGACAAGGTGGCGGCCTTCGTCGCCGATGCGCTGGCCAAGGGCGCGACGCTCGAATGCGGCGGCACGATCCCCGAGGGTCCGGGCTATTTCTACCCGCCCACGGTCCTGTCGAATGTCCCGCAGGATGCCGATTGCGTCCATGACGAGATCTTCGGCCCCGTGGCCGCGATCCAGACCTTCACCGACGAGGAAGACGCCATCGCGCGCGCCAATGCCACCGAATACGGGCTTGTCGCTTACGTCTTCAGCCGCGATTTCCGCCGCGCGATGCAGGTTTGCGAGCGGCTCGATTACGGCATGGTGGGCCTGAACCGGGGTCTCGTCTCCGACCCGGCAGCCCCCTTTGGCGGGACCAAGCAATCGGGCTTGGGTCGCGAGGGCGGGCATGAGGGGATGCTCGAATTCATGGAAACCCAGTACATCTCGGCTGATTGGTAA
- a CDS encoding biotin/lipoyl-containing protein, whose translation MPRDVTMPQLGMAQDAGKIVSWLKSPGEAVTKGDALFEVETDKAVMEVESPADGYLTGVAYPEGADVPVGQVIARITDSPEETGTDDTGDPQAPDATTTDRPAAGDSLPEGHKITMPQLGMAQDTGLLVSWLKAPGDEVAPEDILFEVETDKSTMEVEAGRKGWLAATLAQPGEEVPVGAPVAILSDTRPEAPVARALKDSAPQPAAKADPKPEPEPAKADTAKSAPAKQAPAAAKPAPATAPMSGDRILASPKARRLAREQGLDLARLVEAGHPQPFHVTDLDTLRALPVAAAPQPRTEAPASRRLTALCPEDGLTGFVAWAARDLSLSDADAILAGLVGASLGQPEPVTIAIDRFGTTRHFTVPPGRALGSVTETGTDAPPALRLRDLRATRVASVAMGAEDAPVLTLVPDGTGLSITLECAADQLSAEAALALLTEFAGRMEQPLRHLL comes from the coding sequence ATGCCGCGTGACGTGACCATGCCCCAGCTCGGCATGGCGCAGGATGCGGGCAAGATCGTGTCCTGGCTCAAATCCCCGGGCGAGGCCGTGACCAAGGGCGATGCGCTCTTCGAGGTGGAAACCGACAAGGCCGTGATGGAGGTCGAAAGCCCCGCCGACGGCTACCTGACCGGCGTGGCCTATCCCGAGGGCGCGGATGTGCCCGTGGGTCAGGTCATCGCCCGCATCACCGACAGCCCCGAAGAGACGGGGACGGACGACACAGGCGACCCCCAAGCGCCCGACGCCACCACGACCGACAGACCCGCCGCAGGCGACAGCCTGCCCGAGGGCCACAAGATCACCATGCCGCAACTGGGCATGGCTCAAGATACCGGCCTCCTCGTGTCCTGGCTCAAGGCACCGGGCGACGAGGTCGCGCCCGAGGATATCCTCTTCGAGGTCGAAACCGACAAGAGCACGATGGAGGTGGAGGCAGGCCGCAAGGGCTGGCTGGCCGCAACGCTCGCCCAACCGGGCGAAGAGGTGCCGGTGGGCGCGCCCGTGGCGATCCTGTCCGACACGCGGCCCGAGGCGCCCGTCGCCCGCGCGCTCAAGGACAGCGCGCCCCAGCCTGCCGCCAAGGCCGACCCGAAACCGGAACCGGAACCGGCCAAGGCGGATACGGCAAAATCCGCCCCGGCCAAACAGGCCCCCGCCGCCGCGAAACCGGCCCCTGCCACGGCCCCAATGTCGGGCGACCGCATCCTCGCCTCGCCCAAGGCCCGCCGCCTTGCGCGGGAACAGGGGCTCGACCTTGCGCGCTTGGTCGAGGCGGGGCATCCCCAACCCTTTCACGTCACCGATCTGGATACGCTCCGGGCGCTGCCCGTTGCCGCTGCGCCCCAGCCCCGGACGGAGGCCCCAGCCTCCCGCCGCCTGACCGCGCTCTGCCCCGAGGATGGGTTGACCGGCTTTGTCGCCTGGGCCGCCCGCGACCTGTCGCTCAGCGATGCCGATGCGATCCTTGCGGGGCTTGTGGGCGCAAGCCTGGGCCAGCCTGAGCCCGTCACGATCGCCATCGACCGGTTCGGCACCACGCGACACTTCACCGTGCCGCCGGGCCGTGCGCTTGGCAGCGTCACCGAAACCGGCACCGACGCGCCACCCGCGCTCCGGCTCCGCGACCTGCGCGCCACGCGCGTGGCCAGTGTCGCGATGGGGGCCGAGGATGCGCCTGTCCTGACGCTCGTCCCGGACGGCACCGGCCTCTCGATCACGCTGGAATGCGCCGCAGACCAGCTCTCCGCCGAGGCCGCTCTCGCGCTTCTGACCGAATTCGCGGGCCGGATGGAGCAGCCGCTCCGCCACCTGCTCTGA
- a CDS encoding alpha-ketoacid dehydrogenase subunit beta → MREITLSQAVNEALAEEMRRDPTVFILGEDVAEAGTPFKVLSGLVEEFGTGRVIDTPISEPGFVGMAVGAAMTGARPVVDLMFGDFIYLVMDQLCNQAAKQHYMSGGKLTVPMVLRTNLGATRRSAAQHSQSLQALVAHIPGLKVALPSSAYEAKGLMKTAIRDNNPVVIFEDKLMYQDKAPVPEEEYLIPFGVANVKREGRDITLIATSSMVQVAEKAAALLAQDGIEAEVIDPRTIVPLDEKTLLDSVKKTSRAIVIDEGHQSYGVTAEIASRLNEKAFYHLDAPVLRMGAMDVPVPFSPALEDLTVPTPEAVAANARKLCAGEMTDAA, encoded by the coding sequence ATGCGGGAAATCACCCTGTCCCAAGCCGTGAACGAGGCGCTGGCCGAGGAAATGCGCCGTGATCCCACGGTCTTCATCCTGGGCGAGGATGTGGCCGAGGCGGGCACGCCCTTCAAGGTCCTGTCGGGCCTCGTCGAGGAATTCGGCACGGGCCGCGTCATCGACACGCCGATTTCCGAACCGGGGTTTGTCGGCATGGCAGTGGGCGCGGCCATGACCGGCGCTCGGCCTGTCGTCGACCTGATGTTCGGCGATTTCATCTACCTGGTGATGGATCAGCTCTGCAACCAGGCGGCCAAGCAGCATTACATGTCGGGCGGCAAGCTGACCGTGCCGATGGTGCTGCGCACCAACCTTGGCGCGACGCGGCGCTCGGCGGCGCAGCACAGCCAATCCCTGCAGGCGCTCGTGGCCCATATCCCCGGCCTCAAGGTCGCGCTGCCCTCGTCCGCCTACGAGGCCAAGGGCCTGATGAAGACGGCCATCCGCGACAACAACCCGGTCGTCATCTTCGAAGACAAGCTGATGTACCAGGACAAGGCCCCCGTGCCGGAGGAGGAATACCTGATCCCCTTCGGTGTCGCCAACGTGAAGCGGGAAGGGCGCGACATCACGCTCATTGCCACCTCGTCGATGGTGCAGGTGGCCGAAAAGGCCGCCGCCCTTCTTGCACAAGACGGCATCGAGGCCGAGGTGATCGACCCCCGCACCATCGTGCCCCTGGATGAAAAAACGCTTCTCGACAGCGTGAAAAAGACCAGCCGCGCCATCGTCATCGACGAGGGGCATCAAAGCTACGGCGTGACCGCCGAAATCGCGAGCCGCCTGAACGAAAAGGCCTTCTACCACCTCGATGCGCCCGTCCTGCGGATGGGGGCGATGGATGTGCCCGTCCCCTTCAGCCCCGCGCTCGAGGATCTGACCGTGCCCACCCCCGAAGCCGTGGCCGCCAATGCCCGCAAGCTTTGCGCCGGGGAGATGACAGATGCCGCGTGA
- a CDS encoding thiamine pyrophosphate-dependent dehydrogenase E1 component subunit alpha: MAKPKTNTEDYLRMYAQMVRIRTFEDNANQLYLSAKMPGLTHMYSGEEAVAVGICEALTDNDHITSTHRGHGHCVAKGAEFKEMFCELLGKAEGYCRGKGGSMHIADQSHGNLGANAIVGGSMGIATGSALRAKLMGQDDVTVCFFGDGATAQGLMYEVMNMAALWKLPVIYACENNGYSEYTRTEEIAAGSIIARAEAFGIEAHQVDGQDVLAVNELTQKLVARARKGEGPFFMELMTYRYHGHHVGDINREYYRSKAEEKDWKDNRDPIIRFRAFLVEQGIATEAEIEAMNAEIEKDAAEAVAYAEQAPYPPAHEVDMHVFAD; this comes from the coding sequence ATGGCCAAGCCAAAGACCAATACCGAGGATTACCTGCGCATGTATGCCCAGATGGTCCGCATCCGCACCTTCGAGGACAACGCCAACCAGCTCTACCTCTCGGCCAAGATGCCGGGGCTGACCCATATGTATTCCGGCGAAGAGGCCGTCGCCGTCGGCATCTGCGAGGCGCTGACCGACAATGACCACATCACCTCCACCCATCGCGGTCATGGGCATTGCGTGGCCAAGGGCGCGGAATTCAAGGAAATGTTTTGCGAGCTTCTGGGCAAGGCCGAGGGCTATTGCCGGGGCAAGGGCGGCTCGATGCATATCGCCGACCAAAGCCACGGCAACCTTGGCGCCAATGCCATCGTGGGCGGGTCGATGGGGATCGCCACCGGATCGGCCTTGCGCGCGAAACTGATGGGGCAGGACGATGTCACCGTCTGTTTCTTCGGCGATGGCGCCACCGCCCAGGGCCTCATGTACGAGGTGATGAACATGGCAGCCCTTTGGAAGCTGCCGGTCATCTACGCCTGCGAGAACAACGGCTATTCCGAATACACCAGGACCGAGGAAATCGCCGCTGGCTCCATCATCGCGCGGGCCGAGGCCTTCGGGATCGAGGCGCACCAGGTCGACGGTCAGGACGTGCTGGCCGTCAACGAGCTGACCCAGAAACTGGTGGCGCGCGCCCGCAAGGGCGAAGGCCCGTTCTTCATGGAACTGATGACCTATCGCTACCACGGCCACCACGTGGGCGACATCAACCGCGAATATTACCGCTCCAAGGCCGAGGAAAAGGACTGGAAGGACAATCGCGACCCGATCATCCGCTTCCGCGCCTTTCTCGTGGAGCAAGGCATCGCCACCGAAGCCGAGATCGAGGCGATGAACGCCGAGATCGAAAAGGATGCGGCCGAGGCCGTCGCCTATGCCGAACAGGCCCCCTACCCCCCGGCCCATGAGGTCGACATGCACGTTTTCGCGGATTGA
- a CDS encoding M24 family metallopeptidase, producing the protein MSRALMPNLLTPQDLNPNWEWRDRLPAWGHTSVDFERRIDHDRLRRYRLARTRQSLQASNAGSLLLFDVNNIRYVSATKIGEWERDKMCRFCLLTGDDSPYVWDFGSAAVHHKRHSDWLEPDHCLAGVVGMRGTIPPEFGLMKKYAKMIAQLIRDAGMADMPVGVDYAETAMFHALQEEGIKVVDGQQIMLAAREIKNWDEIQLLTQAAAMVDGVYHMIYEELKPGVRENDIVALSNKLLYEMGSDDVEAINAISGERCNPHPHNFTDRLIRPGDQCFFDILQSYQGYRTCYYRTFNVGRATPAQNDAYVKAREWIDASIAMIKPGVTTDKVAEVWPTAESLGFPNEDAAFGLQFGHGLGLALHERPIISRAVSLEHPMEIQTGMVFALETYCPAADGYSAARIEEEVVVTETGCEVISLFPAEELPIANRY; encoded by the coding sequence ATGTCCCGCGCCCTGATGCCGAACCTGCTGACCCCCCAAGACCTGAACCCCAACTGGGAATGGCGCGACCGCTTGCCCGCCTGGGGCCATACCTCGGTCGATTTCGAACGCCGCATCGACCACGACCGCCTGCGCCGCTACCGGCTGGCCCGCACCCGCCAATCGCTGCAGGCCTCGAATGCAGGCTCGCTCCTGCTCTTTGATGTCAACAACATCCGCTATGTCTCGGCCACCAAGATCGGCGAATGGGAACGGGACAAGATGTGCCGCTTCTGCCTGCTGACGGGCGACGACAGCCCCTATGTCTGGGATTTCGGCTCGGCCGCGGTCCATCACAAGCGTCATTCCGACTGGCTGGAACCCGACCATTGCCTTGCGGGCGTGGTGGGCATGCGCGGCACGATCCCGCCCGAATTCGGCCTGATGAAGAAATACGCCAAGATGATCGCCCAGCTGATCCGCGACGCGGGCATGGCCGACATGCCCGTGGGCGTCGATTACGCCGAAACCGCCATGTTCCACGCGCTCCAGGAAGAAGGGATCAAGGTCGTCGACGGCCAGCAGATCATGCTGGCCGCGCGCGAGATCAAGAACTGGGACGAGATCCAGCTGCTCACGCAGGCCGCCGCCATGGTCGATGGCGTCTACCACATGATCTACGAGGAACTGAAACCCGGCGTGCGCGAGAACGACATCGTGGCACTCTCGAACAAGCTCCTCTACGAGATGGGCTCCGATGACGTGGAGGCGATCAACGCCATCTCGGGCGAACGCTGCAACCCCCATCCGCACAATTTCACCGACCGCCTCATCCGGCCCGGTGACCAGTGTTTCTTCGACATCCTGCAAAGCTACCAGGGCTACCGGACCTGCTACTACCGCACCTTCAACGTGGGCCGCGCCACGCCCGCGCAGAATGACGCCTACGTCAAGGCGCGCGAATGGATCGACGCCTCCATCGCCATGATCAAGCCCGGTGTCACCACCGACAAGGTGGCCGAGGTCTGGCCGACGGCAGAAAGCCTTGGCTTCCCCAACGAGGACGCGGCCTTCGGCCTGCAATTCGGCCACGGCCTGGGCCTTGCGCTCCATGAGCGGCCCATCATCAGCCGCGCGGTCAGCCTCGAGCATCCGATGGAGATCCAGACCGGCATGGTCTTCGCGTTGGAGACCTACTGCCCCGCCGCCGACGGCTATTCCGCCGCGCGCATCGAGGAAGAGGTGGTCGTGACCGAGACGGGCTGCGAGGTGATCAGCCTCTTCCCCGCCGAGGAACTGCCCATCGCCAACCGCTACTGA
- a CDS encoding SDR family NAD(P)-dependent oxidoreductase has product MDPERLKGKNILITGAARGMGAANAEAFAAQGANVCLGDLDLDAAQEMADRINAAGNGRAIAVRMDVTKRADNAAAVAATVEAFGSINVGLFNAGLNKPRFFMDIDEDNWDMIMNVNTKAMWLGMQETARQMIAQGKEGGPYKLINVGSIASRKPLIDVTVYCTSKYGCLALTHCGALALAEHNITVNGYAPGVVVTPLWEQLDKDLVDIGFKDREGQAYEDIVRDALQIKRVSYPDDITGTASFLASRDSDYMTGQMIHIDGGWCIQ; this is encoded by the coding sequence ATGGACCCCGAACGCCTGAAGGGCAAGAATATCCTGATCACCGGTGCCGCGCGCGGCATGGGTGCCGCCAATGCCGAAGCCTTCGCCGCGCAAGGGGCCAATGTCTGCCTCGGCGACCTGGACCTCGATGCGGCGCAGGAAATGGCCGACCGGATCAATGCCGCCGGCAATGGCCGCGCCATCGCCGTGCGGATGGATGTGACCAAGCGCGCCGACAATGCCGCCGCCGTCGCAGCCACGGTCGAGGCCTTCGGCTCGATCAACGTGGGCCTGTTCAATGCGGGCCTGAACAAACCCCGGTTCTTCATGGATATCGACGAAGACAACTGGGACATGATCATGAACGTCAACACCAAGGCGATGTGGCTGGGCATGCAGGAAACCGCTCGCCAGATGATCGCCCAGGGCAAGGAGGGCGGCCCCTACAAGCTGATCAACGTGGGCTCCATCGCCTCGCGCAAGCCGCTGATCGACGTGACGGTCTATTGCACCTCGAAATACGGCTGCTTGGCCCTGACCCATTGCGGGGCGCTGGCGCTGGCCGAACACAACATCACCGTCAACGGCTATGCCCCCGGTGTCGTGGTCACCCCGCTGTGGGAACAGCTCGACAAGGACCTCGTCGATATCGGCTTCAAGGACCGCGAGGGCCAGGCCTACGAGGACATCGTGCGCGATGCGCTCCAGATCAAGCGCGTCTCCTACCCCGACGACATCACCGGCACCGCGTCCTTCCTTGCCAGCCGCGACAGCGACTACATGACCGGCCAGATGATCCACATCGACGGCGGCTGGTGCATCCAGTAA